AGAGAAGGAAAGGTGGAGAGAAGCCAAGCCCAAAGCTGCCTCAGTTCTCACTGCTTTCTGCTTCCAATTCCAGCCCCCTTTCCTGAAGAGCCTGGCTAAAATACACAGTAACATCTTCTGTCTTCAACTTCACTCCACTGCCTTCCCTTTCTAAAGTCTTgatgcttattttctttctccccctTGGGGAGAGGGGAATGGGATCCTACAGAGGAAAAGAGCCTCAAAGGGTGAACAAACATAAGGATTTTGAAACGATCAAATATCTCATCCACAACCCACCATCACCTGCTGAGCCAGGTGGACTGGGCACTGCATTAAATCTAAGAAAGGGAAACACATGAGTGAGAAGGGTTTTGGTTTAAACAGAACTAAGTTGCCCATTTTCCTTCATCACCTGAAATCACCACTAAATGCACAGATTAGACAATGCTGTCTGTTCAGTTAATAGTGGAGTTGGAGTAGATTCTATTTTTGACGAAAAATCAGCCGATTAGTTCACAGCCTTTCACCCTTTGGGGTGTCTGTCATTTCTAATTTCTGAGAGTGGCAGATGTCAGCTCCCTTAGCAAgggacaaattttaaaaatctgtttgtaCACATAAGCTGACACAAACTGAGCTGAATCCCACTGGGGGAAAGTACAACATTATGCTTGAAGCAACTGGAGAACATGGCTTCAACTGCTTTCCCTGCACAGGAGGCGTGGGATGAGCCAGGATGCCTTCCCACTCCaatttccttttgtgtttccCATAGGGTGTTCCCAGTTACAGATCTGGAAGTTCCTGAAACTGGTCAATTAATCTGGATACTCGGATGACTTTTAGgttcattttgatttttcagtCCTTCTGGCTCTGCACTATTGCCTATAGATTAGGTGCATATTCTACAATTTAATAGAGTCTTGTCACTCCCGAGgactcttcctcctctcctgagGCTCTACCCACCCATCCCACACCTATCTCATTCCGCAGGTGCAAGTCACTTCCTACTCAGATGACCATATGGGAAGTGGTATCTCAGCGCCTCTCAACATTGTGTCCTCTCAGTTCAGCTCCCATTCTCACCTGCTGCAGTCTCTTAGTGTATTCTAGTCTACATTACTGAAGGAGGAAATTGGATTGAAGCCGTACATCTTCTTGCAACAGAGTGTGTCATGGGTTGCTCGACACCTTCTCTAGTAGCTGCCCTTGGTCAGCTTtaggtctctctccctctctctccacccATTCCATCCACCTATCATGCAATCTGGGTCCGATCCTTCGCATCTGCCTTGTACTGGATTCCACGAAGGGGTGGAGCAACATAGAATTCTACCATGAGAGAGTCTCTGAGGCAATCTGACCTTGGTCTGACTGAACCTGCAGAGGCAGCCTTGTGCAGACAGATTCTACGGCAGATGGAGAAGAAGAATTCAATGGGACTTAGCAGAGACTCTGGAACCCATGGGCAACTATGTCTTATTTCTGACTGTCCATGTCACCCCTTCTGCTTCATTAAATATCACTGAGTCCTGAGCAGATGATTTCTTGGCCATCTCTTGACCTTTTAAATGACAAACAGACTACTCCTTCATCACTGCGTGAGTTGAAATACTATAGACTGATCTAGCCATACACTCCAAACCAAAGGAAAAACATCAACAATCTCACAATTTGTGTTACAGCCAACCCAGCTTCAGCTCTCAATAGCCATCTCTTGTTTCCCTCTTGCCCTCTTTATTTTGATCTGCTGCCCTTTCAGGCAGTGATGCTGTTTTCTTTAGCAAACCAAAGGCAGTTTGTTTCTGAGTTAAATGTCACTTCAATATTTCCCCAAGTGAGATGTTTGAACCAGTTTATGGGTTTCCTAAGCAACAGAGAAACGCTGGAAAAATATTTGGTATCTCAGGTCTGCAAGTTGCCTTAAACTTTGGCTCCCCAAGGCAAATGAAACAGATAGATTGAATACTCCAGTCTCACAGAAGTTTCaagctgaaaaataaagtaacagCCGGAAAGCAAGAGCTCTGAGAGCTGGGAAACTCTCAGCCACGCCAGTCAGGTTTGTGCCCTTAGACACTTTTATTActgaaatattctaaatattctagTGACCGTAAGAGAAACAAGCACAAATCCAGAATCACAGAGCTATGGTCAACAACTAACATATGAGGAGGGAAATAAGCCTCCCCAGCCAAACACGGAATTCTGGAAGAAAATTCCTGTGGGAACGCAGATTATGCCCTGAAGGCTGAGATTTGATTAACCTTCTTGTAGCATGTGCAACGACAAATGTTATTGGTCATAAAATTATCCAGCCCTTATTAAAACACAGCTGCAGCTCTGGGCTCAGTGACCTCCTGGGGGAGAGATTTCCATAAGATAGTGATAGACTTTATGGAAGGAGAGCACCTTCCTAGCATTGCAACTACGGGAGAGTGTTTTATACTTTAATGAGGAGTTCTTGAGAGAGACCAGGCTCCTTAGTATTAAAAGCTTTAAGAAATAGAAGGGCCAGATTACATTCAGTCTGCTACTTGGTGGGCAGCCAGCCTACAGCTCACAATATGGATACGTCTTCCTTTATAGGGAAACGCGCGCACATTTGGGTGTGCATTGTCACATTCACAGACATACCTATTTTGCATccaaatgtttccatttctctttgtcTTATATAATCATAGAATCTCAGAATTTGAAGGAAACTTAGACTACCCACCCAACTCCATCACTAAGTAGAGCTGTACAAAAATGGATACTAGTTCCTGCCTTTGGAAGTGTTCCAGAGAGGCTCTGCAACCCTACCGGATGCTATCAAGGGCTGCCACGGCCAGCTGGCTCCTCCCAGTAGCTGGTGCTGGTCCACTCTCTGTCTCAAGCTGTGAGGGCCTCACTGTGCTTTCCTGAAGCACTACATTCATGGGAAATGTGGCTATGAGGCTGCATCCCCTCAGGCCAAAGTCATGTGGAAAGGGTGTCCTCTGCTTTTCCAGACGTACTGGAGAATCACTGAGAGACGCCCTGTTGTctattgtaagtttttttttgtttgtttgtttttccaatagcaataaaaaaggaacaatgaAAATGCTTATTCTTTTCAGTGGTCCATTTCTCactatttatatcttttctttaccTCACATGAGCCACTAAACTTATTTTTACTAATGGTGAATCCTTTGTGAAATTTTAGATCTGCTCCTAGAAATCCTTCCTTAAAATACAGAGTTTTAAGATTTCTCTTAAATCGATAAATTTATCTGCTGAGAAAATCAGAATTCTCAGAATAATTAGAGTTgcatctcattattttttctcaagtATGTAAATTTCCTAATCATAAAAATTTATCaatcaaattatataaatttcCCAATGGtacaaatgtttttctcaaatAACATAAAGTTTTTCTTGTGAAATTATTTTGACCCATCAAACTCCTACAatctattattcttatttttcttctttttttgcgatagggtctcactctgttgcccaggctggagtgcactggtatgataatggcacactgcagccttgacctcctggactcaagcaaccttcccacctaagtgtcccaagtagctgggactacaggcattcaccatcatgcatagctaatttttaaatttttttttgtagagatagggtctcagtttcttgcccaggctggtctcaaactcctgggctcaagcaatcctcctgccatgTTTCTATTACCATTTTATTACTCTCAAAATTTGTATTatgaatttgtaaaatatatgcaaaaatagaTATAATGGTGAATTTCCAATTTCTCAATACACAGCTTCAACGATTGAGATTTTTACTTCACTTACTTCATCCATccctccttatttttttcttcctgaaaattcTGAGACATCATCCCGTTTCATGTACagcagtatatttcactttatcaatttttccatcattttgatgttattttagtttcctttttgaGAATTCTTTAGATTTGTCCCTCAGGTTACCCATCTCACAATGTTCAGTCCCTTCCTCAAGGGATCTCAGCATCTCAACATGTCTCAGTCATACTTTGTCACTTCTACTTTGCAGAAGGTGACAAGGAAATAACTGTTTgccccaaaacaaaaacacttctgATTTTATTACAAAACATGGAATTCTGGTCATGaatttaaagtctcttttattatGCCAACTggcatataaaaattatctgaggAAGACAAGTGATTGTGCTAACCATGCTACTTGGTCAACGTAACATGAAATATGCTGCCGCCCATAGTCTCATCAAGACCTCATGGCCCCATGCACCAGATGGCTTTCCAGGGtctaaagacaattttttttaaactctaaaaGGCTTCCTTATAATATACCATCATTAAGTAAAATTCACTATTTAAGAAccagggaggccaggcacagaggcttacacctgtaattccagcactttgggaggcccaggcggcagatcacttaagattaggagtttgagaccagcctggccaacatggcaaaaccctatctctactaaaaatacaaaaatgagctgggcatggtggcatgcacctgtaactccagccactcaggatgctgaggcacgagaatcacttgaacccaggaagtggaggttgcagtgagccaaaattgcaccactgcactccagcctgggtgacacagtgagaccctgtctcaaaaaaaaaaaaaaagaaccagggaGCCACTAAGAAGCAAGTGTTTGATGATGTAGTAATATTTTAGTTCAAAGGATACACGATTTTTGTGATCTCTTTTGAACACCACAGAATCtcacacacagaaagaaataaaaatgtgtgacaCACCATTCAAGGgatctatttctttctgttgttcttACTTCCTTTTAAACTATCAAGCTGTAATAATTATTCCATCTAAGCAGCCCCCAGTAAATGAAACAGCCCTTAGACAGCTGTCAAGGCTCAGTCTTCCGGAAGCTTTGATTTTAATGAAACTCATTAAGGaaagaaattaacagaaaatatcataatttgtcttgtttcagaaaactaaacagaaacaaaagcctTCTTCACCTGACAAGGAATCTGACCAGCTAAGctcctttattattttcagagCTCCCACCAGGCAGTTGTGCACAAGCACAGAACTACAAAAGAGAAAGCACCTCCTCCCAGAGAAATGGCccggcccagcccagcccagcccagtcaAGCCCAGACTGACTTGTCACCTCAACTTCATGGAGAAAGCCTCCTCAGTCGGGGCAGGGGCTTTTGGAACCATCTATGCAAGCACAGAATATCTAAGGAAATGAAAGGCTATGGAAAATAATTCCCATTAAAGGGCTATGGTTGGAGAAATTGTCCACACATCTAGCTGTAAAACTCCCCTCTCCTAAGTCTAATTTCTCTCCAGAGAATGATGAAATATttagctgtattttttttaatttaaagaaaccCCATGAACTGCatatgccttgcttccccttctgtaaTGTTTTCCAGTACAAGTTTAGCTGAAATGTCTCAAGACATTAAGAAGCATTCACCTTAACATCCATCTACCACCTCAGATACTCCCAAGACTTTGACGACACCCAGAATCATTACACTGATAGGTTTGGCACAGTCCTGATTTGAGTATGTTCTGATTCCATGCGGATTTAATTGGCATCTCTCCCTGATGGGTCAGATACCCCTCGAGACAGACCTTTGCAGAAGAAAGGGCATGCATCCGAAGTGTTTATGAAACTGAAAGCGAGTATATTATTGACAATGGTCTCACTGCTGCTTCCCAGCTGGAAGCACACATCTCTGAGTCTCCCAAGAAAAAAAGCCTGAAAAGGTGGTTGGGCTTTTCCAGCGATTTCAGTTGCGTCAATAGGAGACAAGATGAGaagcagaacagaacagaggctgtGAACATGGCCATGTATACCCACCTCCACAGTCTGGTGGGGAAAGAGACTTGAGTCCGTTCCCAGCCCGGTCACTCCTGGACTGTCTGAGTGAGTAGGTTAagttctctgagtctcagttgccTCCCCTGTAAAATGCGGACACTAACATCTTTGTCATCAGGGCATTATgaggcttaaacaacataaaatgCTTAGCCCAGTATCTAATAtagtgaaaactttaaaaatgggagaaacCGTGAGTATCCATAGGTGTATGAAGAGGATGCTACCTGTTAGGGGTCAGGAAGGCTCCAGTGCTCAGGTTTTGGGGAAAAGGAGGGTGGGCCTGGAGAGTCAGGTACTTGAAGGAGAGAATCCAGAGAAGAAATCCCTCATTGGGTGGACAGAGGTGAGACCCTGGAGAGGGAGCAGGTGGACTTCAAGAGTCACACTTGGCTGACTTCTCACCCTGGCTTCACACTGTCCTGTAATAGACCCCTATGAAAATTCTCAAATCCTTCCAGGGCTACTCCTATCTTTACTACCAGGGTCTACACAGGAGACCCAGGAGAGAGCTGCATGAAGCATATCTGAACACCTCTTGGGCTGGGGAAGGATAGGTAAAGCTCCTGaaatcctgttttttaaaaacagattggTCTCTCTGGTCTCGGCTGCAGAAGCGAGATGACAAAGGGAACGTCATCGTTTGGAAAGCGTCGCAATAAGACGCACACATTGTGCCGCCGCTGTGGCTCTAAGGCCTACCACCTTCAGAAGTCCACCTGTGGCAAATGTGGCTACCCTGCCAAGCGCAAGAGAAAGTATAACTGGAGTGCCAAGGCTAAAAGACGAAATACCACCGGAACTGGTCGAATGAGGCACCTAAAAATTGTATACCGCAGATTCAGGCATGGATTCCGTGAAGGAACAACACCTAAACCCAAGAGGGCAGCTGTTGCAGCATCCAGTTCATCTTAAGAATGTCAGCGATTAGTCATGCAATAAATGTTCtggttttgaaaaatacaaaaaaaaataaaaataaaaataaaaacagattggTAAGGTGAAGGCAGGAAGCTGCTAAGTAGAAACCACCAGACAAActagaggagagaaaagaatggtTATTCTAGGGCACGTAGCATTATTTTAACTGTGAAAGGGTCATTTTGAATTAgtcattttctatctttttctggGTTCCCTCTGATAGACACCGGGACATCAGGCCACCCTCTCCCCCACTGTGGCCCCCTGAATAAAGTCATAACTCAGTTCTACGCAGTGCACTGAACACAGTTTCTTTTAAGAGGAGAAACTGACATGTCTATTGCAAGTCACTGAGGGACTGATGACTGAGATTCCTACTTTAGATTATAAGAGTCTATGTTTGCTGCATGGTACAAACCACATGTGTATTAAAAAAACTAATCAGATCTATATGTCACCCAAATTTCATACAAATCCATATTCTCTCACACAACACAAAATAAGAGGTTTCACGTGACAATTACGACTGTGACTGAGAATAAGATAATTACTCCTACCATGACAAATTTAGGAAGACTGATTAGTTAATCTGCAAAGGT
Above is a genomic segment from Piliocolobus tephrosceles isolate RC106 chromosome 5, ASM277652v3, whole genome shotgun sequence containing:
- the LOC111538538 gene encoding 60S ribosomal protein L37, which gives rise to MTKGTSSFGKRRNKTHTLCRRCGSKAYHLQKSTCGKCGYPAKRKRKYNWSAKAKRRNTTGTGRMRHLKIVYRRFRHGFREGTTPKPKRAAVAASSSS